Part of the Sebaldella sp. S0638 genome is shown below.
AGACTTGCCGTTTTTTATCACACATATATTAAAGGTATCAGAAGGCAGCATAGAATCCACTCTGATAAATTCTTCATTTTCAGTTATTTTTATTTTATTGTTGTATTTTGAAAAATATGAGATTTTTGATATAAAATTCTCTTGTATAATTTTAGAGATTTCGTTGTTTGTTTTCATTTTCTAACCTCTTTAGCTTGTGATTATTTTCTTAATAGAATCCTATCATAATTTTTTCATTATTTCAATTTTTTTGACTTCTATCAGGCTTTGGGTTATTATGTGATATTTATGATTTTCTTTCAATTTATCAGTTAAATATCTAATTTTCTATTGTTAACTATGGTAACTTAAAAAGATGACATTTTCATGCCATCCCTCTTGTATTTCATAATTATTAAAAAAACTATATATTAATCTCTAGATATTACTTATATTTATTGGTTTTACATTCCAAAATCATTACACCAATATCTTTTGGTTCTGCATTTTTAAAAAATTCATACCAACCACTTAAAGAAAATATACTCCCATTTCGAACCATCAATCCTCCATCTCTATACAATATATCTCCTCCTCTTTCCAATATTCTTATTAGAGGATCATAAATTTCTAAATATTTTGAATATTCAGGCTTTTCATCTGAATACTTTGCTAATTCTAGATAGCATGAAATCATATTTCTCATCATGTGTGAATATTTTAAATTTTCAACAACTTCCATTTCTAATATTAACTTTAGATCTATTTCACACTCTTTACCAGGATTTACTGCATTAAAATAAAGTGATCCAAATGGAGTAATTCCTTTCTCATCATAAAATTCAGCTAACCTTCTTAAATATTCATATACTAATAAATTATCTTCTTTAGTTCCTAATTTCATAAAATTATTCCAATTAACATTATTTATTCTATTTATTGCATTTTTAAAATTCATTTTTCCCCTTCCTTACTCTTCATGTATATAAAAAGTATAGGCTTCCAATTTTATAATAACAACAAGAATGTAAATTTCCTATAGTTTATCTATATCTATTGGTTCAACATATAAATAACGTTCATACCATCCACCTAAAGGATGTAGTGAAACATTTGGAATCATTATTCCTCTCTCTTTATATAAAAATACTGTTCCTTTTTCAAGAAGTCTTATTAATGGTTCATATATATTTAAATATTGAGTTACCTCACTATTTTTATCCGCTAATTTAGATAATTGTACATAATACGTAATTATATATTTAACCAATAATATTTTGTCTAATTTTTCTAATATTGTATCATTCAAATATTTTGATAAATCCACTTCTTTATCATAACCTAATTCTTTCGCTATATTAAAACATACTGCATTCTTATTTTCTATCTTTTTTTCTTTTATAAAATTGGCTAATCTTCTTAAATATTCATCTATAAATCTGTAATCTCCATTTTTTGATTGGAAATCCAGAGATTCCCAATCTATATTTTCTATTCTATTTATCGATTTTTCTGAATACATTTCACCAACTCATTTTATTTTAATTTATAAAAATTCAAATATTGCTTATGTCTATTGGTTCTTTTTCTAAAAATTTTTCATACCAGCCATGTAATGGAAAAAGTCCATAATTCTGCACCATTATTCCACCATCTTTGTATCGATATCCTCCACCTCTTTCCAATACTCTAATCAACGGATCATAAATTTCTAAATATTCTGTATAACCTGGGTTTTCATCTATAAATTTTGATAATTTTATATATCCTTTTATTGTATATTCTGCCATACGACTTGTTAATAAATTTTCTACTATTTTTTCTTCAAAGAATTCAGATAAGCTTATATCAGTCAACTCTCTATCAAATTCAAACCCTAGTGATCTTACCACATCAACATAAAATGGTGCCAGTGGTTTTGTCGGATTTTCTTTATAGAACTTTGCCAATTTTCTTAAATACTCATATACTAAATCTCCATCAAATCTATCGCCAAGTTTCCCATAATTATTCCAATTAATATTATTTATTCTATTTAATGACTTTTCTATACGCATCAATCTTATCTCTAAATTTTCAAATTCACTATTTAGCATCTTGTACACCTTTTTCTCTAAGTAACTTAGATATTTCAAATACTTGATTGACATTTCGTCTATAATGCCCTGAAATATTTGACTAAATTTAAAATATTCTATTTATTCAAATCTTCCAATTTTATTTTCTAAAATTTCAAATCCATTTAATAAAACATCAAAATGTGCTTCTTCAAAATTCTTATATTTTCCTGTCCTTACAACTTCTTCAAATTTATCATGTTTGTCATAAAAATAGCCAATTGCATACTGATACATAGCGTCAGTCCAATAAGAATAAGGATAAATTGCCTCCGAATTTATTTTTTTAAATTCTTCTATAATCTCTCTCGCACACATATATGATTCTAATGGATCATCTTCAACTTTTTCATATGTATTAGCTATCTTTGCTGAAATTGTTTCAAATAAAGAATATTCAAATATTGTTGAATTACAATAACTATTTTCAAAAATATTTTCTTGTCCAAGAAAAAAATAAAATACTTGATTTTGTACTTCATTTAAACAAAGGTCACCAGCATAAGTCTTTCCAATCTTTATAAACTTTTTGTCATTATAGTCTTTTACTTCAAAGGTTTCCATAAATTCCATCGAACCATAATTAAATTTTAAAAGCCCAACTTTTAAAAGAAAACTTTTTGTTTCAGTGTTCAAAGAATATTTTTCTAATTCCTCTGAAGAATATCTATAAAATTCATCATTCCAAAATTCCTTTATAAAATTAAAATCCATTTTTTCCATCACTTCTCAGTTTCTTTCTGAATATTTAACTTTTTACCCAACAATTTTTTTCATCTCTCTCTTACCTATTTTCTTTCAAATAGACTCTTTATTTATTTTATTTTTCTTTTGTTTGTTCTATTTTTAAAATACTATTAATTATAACTAACATTATACTTAATTTTTATAATTTTTCAATATTTTTACCATGAACTAAAATTTGATTTCTCTATATACATTCCATCAGCTCATTCTATTTCAATTTATAAAAATTCAGATATCACTTATATCTATAGGCTCTTTTCCTAAGAATTTTTCATACCAGCCATACAATGGAAAAAGTCCGGAATTTTGAACCATTATTCCACTATCTTTATACTGAAATCTCCCACCTCTTTCCAATATTCTGATTAATGGATCATATATTTCTAAATATCTTGTATAACAAGGATTTTCATCTAGAAATTTTGATAATTTCAAATATCCTTTTACTATTTCCAACATCATAAGGGTTACTGATAAATTCTTGATTGTTTTTTCTTCTAGAAATTCTGATAAATTCATATCAAATAATTCTTCTCCAAATTTATATCCTAATACCTTTACAACATCAAGATAAAATGGAGGATAAGGTTTTATTAAACTTTTCTCATAAAACTTGGCAGTTCTTCTTAGATATTCGTATACTAAATCACTATCTGATCTATCGCCAAGTTTCCCAAAATTATTCCAATTAATATTATTTATTCTATTTAATGACTTTTCTATACGTATCATCCTACCTCTAAATTTTCAAATTCACTATCCACAATTTAATTTTTTTAAAGTCCTCCAATATCTATAGGCTCTACATCTAAAAATTCTTCATACCAATTACTCAAAGGAAAAAAACCAGCATTATAGACTGACAGCCCTCCTTCTTTAAAAGCAAAATATCCACCTCTTTCTAAAATTCTGATGAGTGGTTCGTAGATTTCTAGATATTTAACAACTTTATTATTTATATCTGCAAATTCTGCTAGTTCTAAATATGAGATTACTATATTTTTTATCATAACAGTTTTTTCTAATTCCTCCACTGCTTCTTTTGAACATAACTCAGATAGTTCTATTTTTTGATTATAACCTAATAAATCAGCCACATTAAGATATATGGGCGGAACTGGTTTAATAAAATTTTCTTTATAAAATTTTGCTGTTCTTCTCAGATATTCAAAAATTAACTTTCCATCCTCAACGTTACCTAATTTACCAAAATTACTCCAATTAATATTATTTATTCTGTTCATTGCTTTCATTTTATTATCCCATCTGATATTTTAAAAATTCAAATATTGCTTATATCTATTGGTTTTGCATTTCTGAAATCATTACACCAATTACTCAAAGGAAAAAAACCAGAATTTTGTACAATTATTCCACGTTCTTTATATTGAAATTCTCCGCCTCTTTCCAATACTCTAATCAACGGATCATAAATTTCTAAATATTCTGTATAATCTGAGTTTTCATCTATAAATTTTGATAATTTTATATATCCTTTTATTGTATATTCTGCCATACGACTCGTTAATAAATTTTCTACTATTCTTTCTTCAAAGAATTCGGATAAGCTTATATCAGTCAATTCTCTATCAAATTCATACCCTAGTGATCTTACTACATCAACATAAAATGGTGCCAGTGGTTTTGTCGGATTTTCTTTATAGAACTTTGCCAATTTTCTTAAATACTCATACACTAAATCTCCATCAAATCTATCTCCAAGTTTACCATAATTATTCCAATCAATGTCATTTATTCTTTTCATTGCTTTTTCTATATACATCTTTTCTCACCTTTCATTAATAATTATTTTTATCTTTATCAAAATATTTACTCCAATCATCAAATAAATCTACACCTTCTAAGTCCAGTGTTTTGGGCTGTGGTGCAGTTAAATTTGCTTTATTATGGGCATTTTTTACAGGATCATCTAAAAACTCCTTTTTTTCAATTGAATAAGTACTTATATCTCTTAGTGGTAATCCAGCATCCATATACGATTTTTCTGTCAACTCATGATCTGCTAACTGCCTAAACCAATTCATTTCTACATCATTTAATTCCATTATTTGAGCTTTTTTCCAAATGTGTGCAATTTCTGGATCTGCCTGAAAATATAATTCTTTATATGGCGCTCCTTTATGTGATAGATTATGAGTATCTAAAAATAAATGTTTTTTCATATCTATAACTTCCTTTTGACTTAATCCTGTATTTTTAGCTACTATTTCTCCATCATCCAACCCAACTTTTCTTATATCAATATACTCCCTTTCCAAAAATGCTTCGTATCCATCCTCTGGCGGAATTATATGCTTCCTCTTTTCATCAGTATAAGGAATAAAATTTTTAGTTTTATTATGCACCAAAACAAAACTATCCCCAACAAAATAATTATGATTCCCATCAACCTCAATATTATATACCTTTATTTTTTCTTTCAATTTTTTTACCACTATTTTAACTATACTTATTTTATCACAACTATTTGTCATTAACAACATACCTTCTTTTAGTTCCCCAGCATTAATATATTTCCCATTCACATAAAAAGGATGTTCCTCTGTTGTTGTTATAACAGTATCGTTTCCCAAATAAATATCCAAAACCTCATCAACATCATGAATAAACGTCTGTAATACTTTTCTTTCTTCACTCTGCCCTATTCCCTCATTATAAGAATAAACATAATCCCCAGCCCGTATCTCTTCAATTGCTTTTACCACTTTCCCCCATATCAACGTTCCAGCTATAAAACATGCTGTTGCCTTTTGATTTACATTCCCGTCACCTACAGCTTTACTGTTTACCCCTGCTCCTGTCTTCACCTTCCCTTTTTTCACTTCCACAGGCTCATTTCCAAAGGCACTGTTCCTCATTTTCACCACAGAATCCGGTGCAGGTATTTTCATAGCCCGTCCCATATAAGCTCCCTCAGCTATATTAGTCAAAGCATCAAAAGCCATCTTTTCCTTACTCCACTGCTCCACATCTTTTATATTGGTATACTTCTGATTATAAGCTTCCGGCCCCATTCTTTCATATAAAAATATCATCTGCTCTTTTTGAACTGCCGTATTTATATGAGACGGTTTAGCAGTTATTCCCTTATCAGCTAGCGCTTTCATAAATATTGCATTTTCACGCCTGTTAAGTTCTCCATAAGGATCATAAACACGCCAGTTCATATTTCCACTTGTACCGCTTACTTTTTCTATGTAAACATTCCCCTCTATTCCGGGAATTTTTACATGCCCATTCGAAAGATCTATATTTTTACTAAAATCATTGATTTTTCCGCCCCACTCCTCACGTTTCCTGTCTGCTTCCCCTTCAAATTGATTATAACCGGAAACTATCCTATCAGAGTTTTCCTTTGATATATAATAAGTGTCAGGGTTATTTCCCATATATGAAGGTGTTCCTTTTATTTTCGTTGTTGTCGCCCCTGCTGTACTGTAATAATCTTCTATATACTGATCCTGAGAAACCTTCACAAATACTCCGCTTTCATTCAAGCCATTTATATTACCATTAATTCCCGGATAAATCTGCTCCATAGAATGAGAACCTGATACACTTGGCGGTGCCTTTAGTTCTAAATCAATATACTTCATGTCAGGATTATCCGGCAATGATTTTAATTCCAGTTTTTCTACAGCTACCTCTTTACCATTATATTTTGACAATACTTCACTCGCTTTTGCCAGTTTTTCAGCTTCTGTCATATTACTGTTTATTATATCTTCCAACTCCTGTTTTAATTTACCGTTTCTTTCCGCTTGAACAGTCTGCCCTGTATCAAATACTTCTATTATCCCTTTTTCTTCACAAAGACCTTTTGATTTTTTTATCAAAGCATTATGAGAATGTATATGCTTTTCAGGATGATACTCTACCCATTTTGCTACACGCGGCATACATAGTCCTGAACTTGCAAACTTACATGATTCAAACATTGGAATATTTATTAACGGCAGCTTATCCATTACTGTTGCTGCCAGCTGCCCTGTTATCCTTACATTAAACTGACTCATCACTGTTAACTCTACTTTTTGCCCCGGACAACCTGTACAAGTCAACTTTGCTCCATTTACTACATATTCAAACGATGAAACCATCCCCAGACTTAATGCCTTTGCTTCTGACTCTGTAAGCTTTATACTGTCCAAACCCTTTTTCCCGTTTTCAAATTCCATTGCTTCATAAGAACTTCTATTTCCGCTGTAACTGAAGTCTTTTACACTTCCATCTGCATTTTTATATCTCATTACTTTTTGATTATTTCTGCGAACCCCTGTATCTTTATCACTTACATTTGTACTGCTCATAATATCTTTTCTACCTCCACCCCATTTACATATCTAAGTTTCTCCACTTCCCTTTTATTATAATCATAAGATATTTCATCCCCGTTCTTCAAACCATCCCTCATAAAAC
Proteins encoded:
- a CDS encoding polymorphic toxin-type HINT domain-containing protein — encoded protein: MSSTNVSDKDTGVRRNNQKVMRYKNADGSVKDFSYSGNRSSYEAMEFENGKKGLDSIKLTESEAKALSLGMVSSFEYVVNGAKLTCTGCPGQKVELTVMSQFNVRITGQLAATVMDKLPLINIPMFESCKFASSGLCMPRVAKWVEYHPEKHIHSHNALIKKSKGLCEEKGIIEVFDTGQTVQAERNGKLKQELEDIINSNMTEAEKLAKASEVLSKYNGKEVAVEKLELKSLPDNPDMKYIDLELKAPPSVSGSHSMEQIYPGINGNINGLNESGVFVKVSQDQYIEDYYSTAGATTTKIKGTPSYMGNNPDTYYISKENSDRIVSGYNQFEGEADRKREEWGGKINDFSKNIDLSNGHVKIPGIEGNVYIEKVSGTSGNMNWRVYDPYGELNRRENAIFMKALADKGITAKPSHINTAVQKEQMIFLYERMGPEAYNQKYTNIKDVEQWSKEKMAFDALTNIAEGAYMGRAMKIPAPDSVVKMRNSAFGNEPVEVKKGKVKTGAGVNSKAVGDGNVNQKATACFIAGTLIWGKVVKAIEEIRAGDYVYSYNEGIGQSEERKVLQTFIHDVDEVLDIYLGNDTVITTTEEHPFYVNGKYINAGELKEGMLLMTNSCDKISIVKIVVKKLKEKIKVYNIEVDGNHNYFVGDSFVLVHNKTKNFIPYTDEKRKHIIPPEDGYEAFLEREYIDIRKVGLDDGEIVAKNTGLSQKEVIDMKKHLFLDTHNLSHKGAPYKELYFQADPEIAHIWKKAQIMELNDVEMNWFRQLADHELTEKSYMDAGLPLRDISTYSIEKKEFLDDPVKNAHNKANLTAPQPKTLDLEGVDLFDDWSKYFDKDKNNY